The DNA sequence GTGGGAGGGCGCGGCCGGCGCCACCCTGGTCTGCCTGGCCGTGGGCGCCTTCGCGCTGCCCCTGTGGCAGCCATGGACGCTTCCTTCCGGGCTTACCCTGGCCGCGGTCGCCTGCGTGGCGGCCCCGCTCGGGGACCTGTCCGAGTCGATGCTCAAGCGCGACCTCGCGGTCAAGGACATGGGCTCGATCCTGCCCGGCCACGGCGGCATGCTCGACCGCATCGACGCGCTGCTGTTCATGGCCCCGGCCCTCTACTACGTCCTGGCCCTCTTCTCGCTGGTCGGCAGGTCGTGAGCGCGCTCGGCTCCGTCTACGACCTGGCCCCCTCCGACCTGGCGGCCCTGGTCGCCGAGTCCGGCGAGCCCCCCTACCGGGCCCGCCAGCTCGGGCACTGGCTCGACCGGCGCCGGGTCACCGACCCGCGCGGGATGACCGACCTGCCCGCCGGGTTCCGGGAGCGGCTGTCGGAGCGGCTGGCCGGGACCGGGCTCGAGCCGCGGCGCCACCAGGCTGGGGACGGCGGCTGGACCCACAAGTTCCTGTTCGGGCTCGGGGGCGGCGACAGCGTCGAGTCGGTGCTGATGCTCTACCCGCCTAAGGCCGGCGACGCCGGGGGAGCGAAGGTCAGAGACGCCCGGCGAGAGGCGCTGGACCCCGACGACTGGGAGGCGCCCGGGAGCGGCCGGACCGGGCGGGCCGGGCGGGCCGGGCGGGCCGGGCGGGCCACGGTCTGCATCTCCACCCAGGCCGGCTGCGCGATGGGGTGCACGTTCTGCGCCACCGGGCAGTTCGGGTTCACCCGCAACCTGTCCACCGGGGAGGTGGTCGAGCAGGTGGCCAGGGTCTGGGCCGCCCTCCCCGGGCTGCGGCCGCACCCCTCGGCGCCCGTCCACCTCACCAACGTCGTGTTCATGGGGATGGGCGAGCCGTTCGCCAACCCCACCGCGACCTGGGGCGCCGCCCGGCGGCTGCACGAGGGCTTTGGCCTGTCCGCCCGCGCGATCACCGTCTCCACCGTGGGTCTGGTGCCCGGCATCCGGCGGGCGGCCGCCGAGCCGCTCGCGGTCAACCTCGCCGTGTCGATCCACGCGGCCGACGACGAGCTGCGCGACCGGCTCGTGCCGGCGAACCGGTCGTGGCCGATCGCCGAGCTGCTCGACGCGGTCGGCGGCTACGTCGAGGCGACCCGGCGGCGGGTGTCGTTCGAGTACGCCCTCATGCGGGGCGTCAACGACAGCGTCGACCAGGGCCGCAGGCTGGGCCGCCTGCTGGCGCCCCTGCGGGTCCCGGGCACCGGCGGGCACGCCGCCCACGTCAACGTCATCCCCTACAACCCGACCCCGGGCACCGGGTTCTCGGCGCCGTCCCGCTCGGCCGTGCGCCGGTTCCGCGACGCGGTGGCCGAGTCCGGCGTGCCGGTGAGCGTGCGGGCCAACCGGGGCACCGGCATCGACGCCGCCTGCGGCCAGCTCCGCACCACGGCCGGCCGGCCCGGCCGCACGGTCGCCCTCCCGGCGCCGTCCCGCACCGTCGCCCTCCCGGCGCCGTCCCAGGGAGCCGCCGGGTGAGCGGCGGGACCGGGCTGGCGGTGCTCGGGTCGACCGGGTCCATCGGGGTGCAGGCCCTTGACGTGGTGCGCGGGTCCGGGGGGCGCTTCCGGGTGGTCGCGCTGGCTGCGCGCCGCTCCGCGGCCCTGCTGGCCGCGCAGGCGCGCGAGCTGCGCCCGGCCGTGGTCGCCCTGGTCGACCCCGACCAGGCGGCCGAGCTGGCCCGCGACCTCCCACCCGGCTGCCGCCTCGAGGTCGGCCCGGAGGCGGTCGCGAGCCTGGCCGCGTGCGACGGGGCCGAGGTGGTGCTGAACGGGATCACCGGGTCGGTCGGGCTCGGCCCGACCCTGTGCGCGCTCCGGGCGGGCCGGCGGCTCGCCCTGGCCAACAAGGAGAGCCTCATCGTCGGGGGGACGCTGGTGACCCGGCTGGCCCGGCCGGGCCAGATCGTCCCGGTCGACTCCGAGCACTCCGGGCTGGCGCAGTGCCTGCGCGCGGGCCGGGCCGGGGAGGTGGCCAGGCTGCTGGTGACCGCGTCGGGTGGGCCGTTCCGGGGGCGGACCGCGGCCGAGCTGGCCGAGGTGACCCCCGCCGAGGCCCTGGCCCACCCGACCTGGGCGATGGGCCCCGTCATCACCGTCAACTCGGCCACGCTGCTGAACAAGGGCCTCGAGGTGATCGAGGCGCACCTGCTGTTCGGCATCCCCTTCGACCGCATCGAGGTCGTCGTCCACCCGCAGAGCATCGTGCATGCCATGGTCGAGTTCACCGACGGCGCCACGATCGCGCAGCTTTCCATGCCGGACATGCGGCTGCCGATCGGCCTCGCGCTCGGCTGGCCCGAGCGGTCGGCCGAGCCGGTCGGGCGTATCGACTGGACCAGAGCGGTCACGCTCGAGTTCGCACCCGCGGACCTGGTCACCTTTCCGCTGCTCGAGCTGGCCGTGGAGGCCGGGCGGGCCGGGGGCACCGCGCCCGCGGTGCTGAACGCGGCCAACGAGGAGGCGGTGGCGGCGTTCCTGGCCGGGCGCCTGCCCTTCCCGGGGATCGCCGAGGTGGTGGCCGGGGTCCTGGCCGAGCACGAGCAGCCCGCCGAGCTGGACCTCGACGCCGTTCTCGGCGCCGAGCAGTGGTCTCGCGACCTGGCCCGTACACTGGTCGAGGACTGTTCCGCACCCGGGAGATCGCATGAGTAGCCTGCTCGGCATCCTGCTGTTCGTCTTCGCCCTGATGCTGGCCATCTTCTTCCACGAGGGTGGCCACTTCGTGACCGCGAAGCTGTTCGGGATGAAGGTCGAGCGCTTCTTCCTCGGCTTCGGCAGGACCGTCTGGTCGTTCCGCCGCGGCGAGACCGAGTACGGCCTCAAGGCGCTGCCGCTGGGCGGCTTCTGCAAGATCGCGGGCATGAGCCCCTACGAGAGCGACGGCAACTTCCTGGAGGAGGACCGGCGCGGCCGGCCCCAGCCGAAGCACCTGACCCCCCGCCCCGGCGCGAGCACCGGCACCGTGGTCGCCGAGACCCTGGAGCCGGAGCCGCCCCAGCCCGAGCCGACCCCGCCGGAGCGGCAGTTCCGCAACAAGCCGGCCTGGCAGCGGGCGATCGTGCTCTCGGCCGGGTCCATCACCCACTTCCTGGTCGCGCTGCTGCTGATCTACCTCGTGCTGGTGGCGGTCGGACTGGACACGGTGACCACCCGCATCAGCGAGGTGGTGGCCACCGCGCCGAACGGCGTCGCGGCGCCGGCCAAGGCCGCCGGGCTGGCGGCGGGCGACCGCGTCGTGGCCGTGGACGGCCGCCCGGTGGACGGGTTCGACGAGCTGCGGACCGCCTTCGCCGACAAGGCGGGCCGGCCGGTGCAGGTCGCCTACGAGCGTGGCGGCGAGCGGCGCACCACCACCCTCACGCCCGTGCGGTACCAGCAGGACGGCAGGACGCGCGGGTTCCTCGGCGTCAAGGGCTCGGCCGAGAAGCGCCGGCTCGGGCCGGTCACGGGCGTCCAACAGACCGGGTCGCTGTTCTGGGAGCTGGTCACCGGCTCGGTCAAGGGCCTGGCAAGGATCGGCCCCGGGCTCCTCGAGCGTCTCCGCGGGCCCGAGCCTGGCGCTGGCACCGGCGGCGGTGACGGCGCGGGCGGCGGCGGGGTGTACGGCATCGTCGGCATCGCCAAGTTCGCCGGCTACGCGATCGCGGCCAACCAGTGGATCGCCTTCCTGCTCCTGCTCATCCAGTTCAACGTCTTCGTCGGCCTGTTCAACCTGCTCCCCATCCCGCCGATGGACGGCGGCTACCTCGGCTTCCTCCTCTGGGAGAAGGCCACCGGACGCGCGGTCGACCTGCGCAAGGTGGCACCGGTCGCCGCCGGCATCGTCATCCTGCTCGTCATGCTCACCGTCAGCCTGGTCTGGCTCGACATCACCAACCCGATCGCCAACCCGTTCAAGTAGCACGTGGCAACTTCAAGGAGCACGTGGCAACCGCCCGGGCCCGCTCGGGGTCTGGGCCCGGCAAAGGAGCTCGCTTCCGTGGCCTTCCCGCTCGAGATGACCGACCTGGCAGCCGGGGTGGGGCGCCGCCGTTCTCGCAGGATCCACGTTGGCGGGGTGCCGGTCGGCGGCGGCGCGCCGATCAGCGTCCAGTCGATGACGATCACCAAGACGGCCGACGTCAACGCCACCCTGCAGCAGATCGCCGAGCTGGCCGCCACGGGCTGCGACATCGTCCGGGTCGCGGTGCCCGACACCGACGACGCCGCGGCGCTGCCCGCCATCGCCAGCCACTCGACCGTCCCGGTCGTGGCCGACATCCACTTCCAGTGGAAGTACGCGATGGCCGCACTCGAGGCGGGCTGCGCCGGCGTGCGCATCAACCCCGGCAACATCAAGAAGCACGACAAGGTGAAGCTGATCGCGCAGGAGGCCGCCGCCCGCGGGGTGCCGATCCGGGTCGGCGTCAACGCCGGGTCCCTGCAGAAGGAGATCCTGGCCAAGCACGGCGGCCCGACCCCGGAGGCGCTGGTCGAGTCGGCCATGTTCGAGCTCGGCATCCTCGAGTCGGTCGGCTTCGGCGACGTCAAGATCTCCGTCAAGCACCAGAACCCGGCCACCATGATCGCCGCCTACCGGCTGCTCGCGGCCAGGTGCGACTACCCGCTCCACCTCGGCGTGACCGAGGCCGGAACCCCGAAGGACGGCATCGTCAAGTCGGCCGTCGGCATCGGTGCGCTGCTCGCCGAGGGCATCGGCGACACCATCCGGGTGTCGCTCACCGCCCCCCCGGTCGAGGAGGTCAAGGCCGGCAACGCCATCCTGGGCGCCCTCGGCCTGCGGCCCAAGAAGCTCGACCTGGTCGCCTGCCCCTCCTGCGGCCGGGCCGAGGTCGACGTGTTCAAGCTGGCCAACGCGGTCGAGGAACGCATGGGGGAGATCGACGCGCCGATGCGGGTCGCGGTCATGGGCTGCATCGTCAACGGCCCCGGCGAGGCCAGGGAGGCCGACATCGGCGTCGCCTCGGGCAAGGGCAAGGGGCAGATCTTCCGCCACGGCCAGGTCGTGCGCACGGTCCCCGAGGACGAGATCGTCGACGCCCTCATGCACGAGGCCAAGACGCTCGCCGAGGAGCTCAGAGCGGGCGGTGCCGAGTCGGGCCCGGCCGAGGTCGTCCGCGGGTAGATGCGCCAGGCCCGGGTGCGAAGCGAGGCGGCGCCGCCCGGCCTCGAGCTTCGGGCGCTCGGCCGCAACGACGAGGTGGGCGTGCTCGACTTCCTCGGCCGCAACCCGGTCCGGGACGTGTTCATCGCCAGCAGGATCCTGAACGACGGCGCCCTCGGCCCG is a window from the Actinomycetes bacterium genome containing:
- the rlmN gene encoding 23S rRNA (adenine(2503)-C(2))-methyltransferase RlmN; the encoded protein is MSALGSVYDLAPSDLAALVAESGEPPYRARQLGHWLDRRRVTDPRGMTDLPAGFRERLSERLAGTGLEPRRHQAGDGGWTHKFLFGLGGGDSVESVLMLYPPKAGDAGGAKVRDARREALDPDDWEAPGSGRTGRAGRAGRAGRATVCISTQAGCAMGCTFCATGQFGFTRNLSTGEVVEQVARVWAALPGLRPHPSAPVHLTNVVFMGMGEPFANPTATWGAARRLHEGFGLSARAITVSTVGLVPGIRRAAAEPLAVNLAVSIHAADDELRDRLVPANRSWPIAELLDAVGGYVEATRRRVSFEYALMRGVNDSVDQGRRLGRLLAPLRVPGTGGHAAHVNVIPYNPTPGTGFSAPSRSAVRRFRDAVAESGVPVSVRANRGTGIDAACGQLRTTAGRPGRTVALPAPSRTVALPAPSQGAAG
- the dxr gene encoding 1-deoxy-D-xylulose-5-phosphate reductoisomerase, which encodes MSGGTGLAVLGSTGSIGVQALDVVRGSGGRFRVVALAARRSAALLAAQARELRPAVVALVDPDQAAELARDLPPGCRLEVGPEAVASLAACDGAEVVLNGITGSVGLGPTLCALRAGRRLALANKESLIVGGTLVTRLARPGQIVPVDSEHSGLAQCLRAGRAGEVARLLVTASGGPFRGRTAAELAEVTPAEALAHPTWAMGPVITVNSATLLNKGLEVIEAHLLFGIPFDRIEVVVHPQSIVHAMVEFTDGATIAQLSMPDMRLPIGLALGWPERSAEPVGRIDWTRAVTLEFAPADLVTFPLLELAVEAGRAGGTAPAVLNAANEEAVAAFLAGRLPFPGIAEVVAGVLAEHEQPAELDLDAVLGAEQWSRDLARTLVEDCSAPGRSHE
- a CDS encoding M50 family metallopeptidase; amino-acid sequence: MSSLLGILLFVFALMLAIFFHEGGHFVTAKLFGMKVERFFLGFGRTVWSFRRGETEYGLKALPLGGFCKIAGMSPYESDGNFLEEDRRGRPQPKHLTPRPGASTGTVVAETLEPEPPQPEPTPPERQFRNKPAWQRAIVLSAGSITHFLVALLLIYLVLVAVGLDTVTTRISEVVATAPNGVAAPAKAAGLAAGDRVVAVDGRPVDGFDELRTAFADKAGRPVQVAYERGGERRTTTLTPVRYQQDGRTRGFLGVKGSAEKRRLGPVTGVQQTGSLFWELVTGSVKGLARIGPGLLERLRGPEPGAGTGGGDGAGGGGVYGIVGIAKFAGYAIAANQWIAFLLLLIQFNVFVGLFNLLPIPPMDGGYLGFLLWEKATGRAVDLRKVAPVAAGIVILLVMLTVSLVWLDITNPIANPFK
- the ispG gene encoding flavodoxin-dependent (E)-4-hydroxy-3-methylbut-2-enyl-diphosphate synthase, which produces MTDLAAGVGRRRSRRIHVGGVPVGGGAPISVQSMTITKTADVNATLQQIAELAATGCDIVRVAVPDTDDAAALPAIASHSTVPVVADIHFQWKYAMAALEAGCAGVRINPGNIKKHDKVKLIAQEAAARGVPIRVGVNAGSLQKEILAKHGGPTPEALVESAMFELGILESVGFGDVKISVKHQNPATMIAAYRLLAARCDYPLHLGVTEAGTPKDGIVKSAVGIGALLAEGIGDTIRVSLTAPPVEEVKAGNAILGALGLRPKKLDLVACPSCGRAEVDVFKLANAVEERMGEIDAPMRVAVMGCIVNGPGEAREADIGVASGKGKGQIFRHGQVVRTVPEDEIVDALMHEAKTLAEELRAGGAESGPAEVVRG